From Chryseobacterium sp. IHB B 17019, one genomic window encodes:
- a CDS encoding reprolysin-like metallopeptidase: protein MNIRKLLYLGIFILSISLGKAQDFFTAISERSIKADPKNRTIQPEKFLTYTLDVAGMKSYFNSVPELKDGDFKDKAPIIVLPMPDGTKAKFRIWKSSVMAPELAQKFPQLVTFTGQGVDDKYATLKLDFTELGFHAQIKSVVTGDLYIDPYAKNDINNYIIYKKADLINKNPRVCETKDDALELEKKNAQKTVTSSVGTQIRIFRFVVACTGEYAQAATGLSSPSVAQTLSAIVTSVNRVNGVYEQELAVRLVLVANETSVIFTNPATDPFNGNDDANVLIDESQDQIDAIIGTANYDIGHTFSTGGGGLAGLGVICNASGKASGITGSPNPVGDPYDIDYVAHEVGHQFGGPHTFNATTVNCGGGNRSGANAVEPGSGITIMAYAGICGSTNNLAANSIAIFHTRSFQSITTKVQSTTCQVTTPVPNTAPVVNAGNNYTIPKSTPFKLTGSATDAENGGLTYCWEQNDIGPAGNWNAPTGNAPLFRSFLPVTVPYRYFPKITDVINNTLTKGEILPSYGRTMEFRLTVRDNNAGCAGVANDDASITVDGNSGPFTVTAPTTAVNWSGNTTQAITWNVANTTAAPVSCANVSILLSTDGGLTYPTTIVASTPNDGSEVVTIPNVSTTQARIMVAGVGNVFYNINPVNFTITQVLAVDEANGDKDVFVVYPNPSKGLLNIKFGKQNNIYDIAIHDVSGRLVFSKPDNKLDHDNVGTFNLTHLVKGDYLITVKTKDFNKTIKWIKE, encoded by the coding sequence ATGAATATTAGAAAACTACTTTATTTAGGGATATTTATTTTATCCATTTCTTTAGGGAAAGCGCAGGATTTTTTCACGGCTATCAGTGAAAGATCCATTAAAGCGGATCCTAAAAACAGAACAATTCAACCCGAAAAATTTCTTACGTACACTTTGGATGTGGCCGGAATGAAAAGTTATTTTAATTCAGTTCCTGAACTGAAAGACGGTGATTTTAAAGATAAGGCTCCCATTATCGTTTTGCCAATGCCTGATGGTACGAAAGCGAAATTCAGAATCTGGAAATCTTCGGTGATGGCTCCGGAATTAGCCCAAAAATTTCCTCAGTTGGTTACATTTACGGGGCAGGGAGTTGATGACAAATATGCTACTTTGAAACTAGATTTTACAGAATTAGGATTTCATGCTCAGATAAAATCTGTGGTGACTGGTGATTTATATATTGATCCTTATGCGAAAAATGATATCAATAACTATATTATTTACAAAAAAGCTGATCTGATTAATAAAAATCCAAGAGTTTGTGAAACAAAAGATGACGCTCTAGAATTAGAAAAAAAAAACGCTCAAAAAACCGTTACTTCAAGCGTAGGAACTCAAATTAGAATCTTCCGCTTTGTAGTAGCTTGTACCGGCGAATACGCACAGGCTGCAACAGGATTATCTTCACCTTCTGTTGCTCAAACCCTTTCTGCTATTGTAACTTCTGTAAATAGAGTGAACGGAGTGTATGAGCAGGAATTAGCAGTAAGACTTGTATTGGTTGCTAACGAAACTTCTGTTATTTTTACAAATCCTGCTACAGACCCTTTCAATGGGAATGATGATGCAAACGTATTAATTGATGAAAGTCAGGACCAGATTGATGCTATCATAGGAACTGCTAACTATGATATAGGCCACACTTTCAGTACTGGAGGTGGTGGATTAGCCGGTTTGGGAGTTATATGTAATGCTTCGGGCAAAGCCAGTGGTATTACAGGTTCACCAAATCCTGTCGGCGACCCTTATGATATTGATTATGTTGCACATGAAGTAGGACATCAATTCGGAGGCCCACATACTTTTAATGCTACTACAGTCAATTGTGGAGGAGGAAATCGTAGTGGTGCTAATGCTGTAGAGCCGGGAAGTGGAATTACAATTATGGCTTATGCAGGTATTTGTGGCAGTACAAATAATTTAGCTGCTAATAGTATTGCTATTTTTCATACCCGATCATTTCAATCAATTACTACAAAAGTTCAATCAACAACGTGCCAGGTTACAACTCCTGTTCCCAATACAGCTCCTGTTGTAAACGCCGGAAATAATTATACGATACCTAAAAGTACACCATTTAAATTAACAGGTTCTGCAACAGATGCTGAAAACGGTGGATTAACTTATTGCTGGGAACAAAATGATATCGGTCCGGCAGGAAACTGGAATGCCCCAACCGGAAATGCTCCTCTTTTCAGATCATTTTTACCCGTAACCGTTCCTTACAGATATTTCCCGAAAATTACAGATGTTATCAATAACACACTAACTAAAGGAGAAATTTTGCCTTCATACGGAAGAACGATGGAATTCAGATTGACAGTAAGAGACAATAATGCAGGCTGTGCAGGTGTTGCCAATGATGATGCATCCATTACGGTTGACGGCAACTCAGGACCATTCACAGTAACTGCACCCACTACGGCTGTAAACTGGTCAGGTAACACAACTCAGGCAATAACATGGAATGTAGCCAATACAACTGCTGCTCCTGTAAGTTGTGCCAATGTAAGTATTTTACTATCCACAGATGGAGGTCTTACATATCCAACGACTATCGTTGCATCTACTCCAAACGATGGTTCTGAGGTGGTTACAATTCCGAATGTAAGTACGACACAAGCCAGAATTATGGTAGCAGGTGTAGGAAACGTTTTTTATAATATCAATCCTGTTAATTTTACTATTACTCAGGTATTGGCTGTTGATGAAGCTAATGGTGATAAAGACGTATTCGTAGTATATCCTAACCCAAGCAAGGGACTATTAAATATTAAATTTGGAAAACAAAATAATATCTATGATATAGCTATTCATGATGTAAGCGGTAGATTGGTATTTAGCAAGCCGGATAATAAATTAGATCATGATAATGTGGGAACATTTAATTTAACGCACTTAGTGAAAGGAGATTATCTCATTACTGTTAAAACTAAAGATTTTAATAAAACAATAAAATGGATTAAAGAATAA
- a CDS encoding peptide chain release factor 3: MSDLIKEIQRRKTFGIISHPDAGKTTLTEKLLLFGGAIQEAGAVKSNKIKKGATSDFMEIERQRGISVATSVLAFEYKNHKINILDTPGHKDFAEDTYRTLTAVDSVIVVIDVAKGVEEQTEKLVQVCRMRNIPMLVFINKLDREGKDAFDLLDEVEQKLGLTVVPLSLPIGMGADFQGIYNIWENNIQLFLEEKKQKVGEAIKFDDINDPSIDEAIGEKAAATLREELDLVQSVYPEFNREDYMKGDLQPVFFGSALNNFGVRELLDAFIDIAPMPQPKESDTRLVKPEENTFTGFVFKIHANMDPKHRDRLAFVKIVSGTFKRNENYLLVREGKKMKFSSPNAFFADKKEVVDESFPGDIVGLHDTGSFRIGDTLTGGEKLSFKGVPSFSPEHFRYINNSDPLKAKQLAKGIDQLMDEGVAQLFTLEMNNRKIIGTVGALQYEVIQYRLEHEYGAKCTYEPLSMHKACWVEADEKSEEFKEFARLKQRFLARDKYNQLVFLADSSFTIHMTQEKFPNVKLHFISEFKQD, translated from the coding sequence ATGTCAGACTTAATCAAAGAAATACAAAGAAGAAAAACATTCGGGATTATCTCTCACCCCGATGCCGGGAAAACCACTCTTACGGAAAAATTACTGCTTTTCGGGGGTGCAATTCAGGAAGCGGGTGCGGTAAAATCGAACAAAATAAAAAAAGGAGCCACCTCCGATTTCATGGAAATTGAGCGCCAGAGAGGAATCTCCGTAGCGACTTCCGTGTTGGCTTTTGAATATAAAAACCACAAAATCAACATCTTGGACACTCCGGGTCACAAAGATTTTGCGGAAGACACTTATAGAACTTTAACTGCCGTTGACTCTGTAATCGTTGTGATCGACGTTGCAAAAGGGGTTGAGGAACAGACAGAAAAGCTGGTTCAGGTTTGTAGAATGAGAAACATTCCGATGTTGGTTTTCATCAATAAACTGGACCGTGAAGGTAAGGATGCCTTCGATTTGCTGGATGAAGTTGAACAGAAATTAGGGTTAACTGTGGTTCCGCTTTCTCTGCCAATCGGTATGGGGGCGGATTTTCAGGGGATTTACAATATCTGGGAAAACAATATTCAGTTGTTCTTAGAAGAGAAAAAGCAGAAAGTTGGGGAAGCGATTAAGTTTGATGATATTAATGATCCTTCAATAGATGAAGCAATTGGTGAAAAAGCAGCTGCCACTTTAAGGGAAGAGCTTGATCTTGTGCAATCTGTATATCCGGAATTTAATCGTGAAGATTATATGAAGGGTGATCTGCAGCCGGTTTTCTTCGGTTCGGCTTTGAATAATTTTGGGGTTCGTGAATTATTGGACGCTTTTATTGATATTGCTCCAATGCCACAGCCAAAAGAGAGTGATACACGTCTTGTAAAACCTGAGGAAAACACTTTTACAGGATTTGTTTTCAAAATCCACGCAAATATGGATCCTAAGCACAGGGATCGTTTGGCCTTTGTGAAAATTGTTTCGGGAACTTTTAAAAGAAACGAAAATTATTTATTGGTAAGAGAAGGCAAAAAAATGAAATTCTCTTCTCCAAATGCATTTTTTGCAGATAAAAAAGAGGTGGTGGACGAAAGTTTCCCTGGAGATATTGTGGGGCTTCACGATACGGGAAGCTTCAGAATCGGTGATACATTAACAGGAGGTGAAAAGCTGAGCTTTAAAGGAGTTCCGAGCTTCTCACCGGAACATTTCAGATATATTAATAACAGTGATCCACTGAAAGCAAAACAATTAGCAAAAGGGATTGATCAGCTGATGGATGAAGGTGTTGCCCAGTTATTTACGCTTGAAATGAACAACAGAAAAATTATTGGGACTGTTGGAGCGCTTCAGTATGAAGTTATCCAATACCGTCTGGAACATGAATATGGTGCAAAATGTACTTATGAGCCACTTTCCATGCATAAAGCTTGTTGGGTTGAAGCTGATGAAAAGTCTGAGGAATTCAAAGAATTTGCAAGATTAAAGCAGCGGTTTTTAGCCCGAGATAAATACAATCAACTGGTGTTTTTAGCTGATTCTTCTTTTACCATTCACATGACGCAGGAGAAATTCCCGAATGTGAAGCTGCATTTTATTAGTGAGTTTAAACAGGACTAA
- a CDS encoding CPBP family intramembrane glutamic endopeptidase, whose product MENSRYPKFTFTWIGGLVLLAGLFVGTMVVSFFNVFWMFVFKENLQFRDWFFMLSNAAGFLTAIAFFDFFIVRRTTGKKLNFNFSPTNFYTYLLIFPLMIGMMFIAEFIAAQIPTTGPFFGKYYEFFSRLMEQLTDDPVVMIITAVICAPIFEEIIFRGIIQKGLINKGVEPWKAIFFASIIFGLVHANPWQFVGAILLGCVLGLVYFKTKSLLLPMLLHGFNNLCSSLLILYTKNESFADAFKVSEWIILAIGIILFSLFYYLFMKNYKVHYAEI is encoded by the coding sequence ATGGAAAACAGCAGATATCCGAAGTTTACGTTTACATGGATTGGAGGACTGGTCTTATTGGCAGGGTTATTTGTGGGAACAATGGTTGTTTCATTTTTTAATGTTTTCTGGATGTTTGTTTTCAAGGAAAATCTTCAGTTTAGAGATTGGTTTTTCATGCTTTCCAATGCAGCGGGATTCCTTACTGCAATTGCCTTTTTTGATTTTTTTATTGTAAGAAGGACAACCGGAAAAAAGCTTAATTTTAATTTTTCACCAACGAATTTTTACACTTATCTATTGATTTTTCCTTTAATGATCGGCATGATGTTCATTGCAGAATTCATCGCGGCGCAAATCCCTACAACAGGTCCTTTCTTTGGAAAATATTATGAATTTTTCAGCAGGTTGATGGAGCAGCTGACGGATGATCCGGTAGTAATGATTATTACAGCGGTAATATGTGCGCCTATTTTTGAGGAAATTATTTTCAGAGGAATTATTCAGAAAGGATTGATTAATAAAGGTGTTGAACCCTGGAAAGCAATTTTTTTTGCTTCCATTATTTTCGGATTGGTTCATGCAAATCCGTGGCAGTTTGTGGGAGCGATTTTATTAGGCTGTGTTTTGGGTTTGGTTTATTTTAAAACAAAATCATTACTATTACCTATGTTACTTCATGGTTTTAATAATTTGTGTTCATCCTTGTTAATTTTATATACTAAAAATGAAAGTTTTGCTGATGCTTTTAAAGTATCGGAATGGATCATATTAGCAATCGGAATCATACTTTTTTCTTTGTTTTACTATTTATTTATGAAGAATTATAAAGTGCATTATGCTGAGATCTAA
- the rdgB gene encoding RdgB/HAM1 family non-canonical purine NTP pyrophosphatase, protein MKMELLVATHNEHKKEEIQQILGNDFVVKSLTDYNIHEEIVEDGDSFNANALIKAKYCFEKTGIPSLGDDSGLVVESLDGRPGIFSARYAGDHDFAKNIEKVLNEMNGVENRKAYFITVLCYYDENGAKYFEGKAHGNLLTENKGFKGFGYDPIFVPEGHEKTFAEMNPEDKNKISHRKQALDLFLDFLKVKE, encoded by the coding sequence TTGAAAATGGAACTACTCGTAGCAACACACAACGAACATAAAAAAGAAGAAATTCAACAGATTTTAGGAAACGATTTTGTCGTAAAAAGTCTTACAGATTATAATATTCATGAAGAAATTGTAGAAGATGGCGATTCTTTCAATGCCAATGCTTTGATTAAAGCCAAATATTGCTTCGAAAAAACAGGAATTCCAAGCCTTGGCGACGACAGCGGTCTGGTGGTTGAGTCTCTGGATGGAAGACCGGGAATTTTCTCCGCCCGTTATGCCGGTGACCATGATTTTGCAAAAAATATTGAGAAAGTTTTAAACGAAATGAATGGTGTTGAAAACAGAAAAGCATATTTCATCACGGTTTTATGTTATTATGACGAAAACGGTGCGAAATATTTTGAAGGTAAAGCCCACGGAAATTTATTAACTGAAAATAAAGGTTTCAAAGGTTTTGGGTATGATCCTATTTTTGTTCCGGAAGGTCATGAAAAGACTTTTGCAGAAATGAATCCTGAGGATAAAAACAAAATCAGCCACAGAAAGCAAGCACTGGATTTATTTCTTGATTTTTTGAAAGTAAAAGAATAA
- a CDS encoding ribonuclease Z, whose protein sequence is MSTYLTILGFNSAIPTINSSPTAQFLEMEERSFLIDCGEGTQVQLRKAKAKFSRINHIFISHLHGDHCFGLPGLIASFRLLGRDMPLHVYGPKGIKNMLETIFTITETHRGFEVVYHELDKNYSEKIYEDSRVEVHTIPLDHRIYCNGYLFKEKPKDRHLNMKEIAKYSEIETCDYHNIKAGKDFVLSDGYVIKNEILTIDPAPPVSYAFCSDTRYLESVIPLIKNVTVLYHESTFLHDLKEMADYTGHTTALEAATIAQKAEVGKLILGHFSNRYGDLTVFTDEARVIFPNTFLPKALEPVKI, encoded by the coding sequence TTGAGCACTTATTTAACGATATTAGGCTTTAATTCAGCGATTCCTACGATCAATTCCTCTCCGACTGCACAGTTTCTGGAAATGGAAGAAAGGTCTTTCCTGATTGATTGTGGGGAAGGAACTCAGGTACAGCTAAGAAAAGCAAAAGCGAAATTTTCCAGGATCAATCATATTTTTATTTCGCATCTTCACGGGGACCATTGTTTTGGTTTGCCGGGACTAATTGCGTCTTTCAGGTTGTTGGGAAGGGATATGCCGCTTCATGTATACGGCCCGAAAGGAATTAAGAATATGCTGGAAACGATCTTCACGATTACGGAAACACACCGTGGTTTTGAGGTGGTTTATCATGAGCTGGATAAGAATTATTCCGAAAAAATTTATGAGGACAGCAGGGTAGAAGTTCACACGATTCCTTTGGATCACAGGATTTACTGCAACGGTTATTTATTTAAGGAAAAACCGAAAGACAGACATCTGAACATGAAGGAAATTGCAAAATATAGTGAAATTGAGACCTGCGATTACCACAATATCAAGGCTGGAAAAGATTTTGTTTTAAGCGATGGATATGTTATTAAAAACGAAATTCTTACGATAGATCCGGCTCCGCCTGTTTCCTACGCATTTTGCAGCGATACAAGATATCTGGAAAGTGTGATTCCTTTGATTAAAAATGTGACGGTTTTGTATCATGAATCTACATTCTTGCATGATCTGAAGGAAATGGCAGATTATACCGGCCACACAACGGCTTTGGAAGCGGCCACAATTGCTCAGAAAGCTGAGGTGGGGAAGCTGATTTTAGGGCATTTTTCTAATAGGTATGGAGATTTAACGGTATTTACAGATGAAGCGAGGGTAATTTTCCCGAATACTTTTTTACCAAAGGCATTAGAGCCTGTGAAAATTTAA
- a CDS encoding TIGR02757 family protein, protein MLKFEELKIFLDEKADQYNHPEFIENDPIQIPHRFSLKQDVEIAGFLAATISWGNRKAIIKSAEKMLDIMGNSPYDFVLNYSEKDLEDLKDKSIHRTFNGEDFTYFIKQFNRIYKENESLENLFKVNDQETNFLHAIERFRSQFLGAEKHRSHKHVSSPYKNSSTKRIIMFLRWMVRKDKRGVDFGLWENIDQKHLSIPLDVHTGNISRKLGLISRTQNDWKTVEELDMVIRRFDEKDPAKYDFALFGLGVTKELL, encoded by the coding sequence ATGTTGAAGTTTGAAGAATTAAAAATCTTCTTAGACGAAAAGGCTGATCAATACAATCATCCGGAGTTTATAGAAAACGACCCGATACAGATTCCGCACCGTTTTTCCTTGAAGCAGGATGTTGAGATTGCCGGTTTTCTGGCGGCGACAATTTCTTGGGGAAATAGAAAAGCGATCATAAAATCTGCGGAGAAAATGCTGGATATTATGGGAAATTCTCCTTATGATTTTGTCTTGAATTATTCTGAAAAAGATCTTGAAGATCTTAAAGATAAAAGTATTCACAGAACATTTAATGGTGAAGATTTTACCTATTTTATCAAACAATTTAATAGAATTTATAAAGAAAATGAAAGCCTGGAGAATTTATTTAAGGTAAATGATCAGGAAACCAATTTTCTTCACGCCATTGAAAGATTCAGAAGCCAATTTTTAGGAGCTGAAAAGCACAGGAGCCACAAGCATGTAAGCTCACCTTATAAGAATTCTTCGACCAAAAGAATTATTATGTTTCTTAGGTGGATGGTTCGTAAAGATAAGCGTGGCGTGGATTTTGGTCTTTGGGAAAACATAGATCAAAAGCATCTTTCGATTCCTCTGGATGTACATACGGGAAATATTTCAAGGAAGCTGGGACTGATTTCCAGGACTCAGAATGATTGGAAAACAGTGGAAGAGCTGGATATGGTTATTAGAAGATTTGATGAAAAAGATCCTGCAAAATATGATTTTGCATTGTTCGGATTAGGGGTAACAAAAGAATTATTATAA
- a CDS encoding DUF1003 domain-containing protein, whose amino-acid sequence MKKDIEKSETLEKIANGITWWIGSIPSLIVHTLFFIISFLLPLLHIVEFDKMLLILTTVVSLEAIYLAIFIQMSVNKSHEKIEDIQEDIEDIQEDIEEISEDIEEISEDIEEINEDIEDIQEDIEEINEEEDDEIHSERAKNVMLKSNVSSNKNEIKALKDKIEELQSKIEELKKE is encoded by the coding sequence ATGAAAAAAGACATCGAAAAATCTGAAACCTTAGAAAAAATTGCTAATGGAATCACCTGGTGGATAGGTTCTATCCCGTCATTGATTGTACATACTTTATTTTTTATTATTTCCTTTCTCTTGCCGCTGCTGCATATTGTCGAGTTCGATAAAATGTTGCTCATCCTTACGACTGTTGTTTCTCTGGAAGCTATTTATCTGGCTATTTTCATCCAGATGTCGGTGAATAAAAGTCACGAAAAAATTGAAGATATTCAGGAGGATATTGAAGACATTCAGGAAGATATCGAGGAGATCAGCGAGGATATTGAGGAGATCAGTGAAGATATCGAAGAGATCAACGAAGATATTGAAGATATTCAGGAGGATATTGAGGAAATCAACGAAGAGGAAGATGACGAAATTCACAGTGAACGTGCAAAAAATGTAATGTTGAAAAGCAATGTAAGTTCTAATAAAAACGAGATTAAAGCTTTAAAAGATAAAATTGAAGAACTTCAAAGTAAAATCGAAGAACTTAAAAAAGAATAA
- a CDS encoding choice-of-anchor L domain-containing protein: MSRKPVKEKHTNASLKAGAFIDVNAASYTPSGYNIEQLIKNVLISGGSSCAVANVSNVTVSPNQPATDTERAWGYFHKATTAFPFTDGVVLVTGTARKAGNVLEGGLGDVVPGSTVSDPDLVAAINPLAPLKDAVFIEFDFVPNSTEVKFNYIFASEEYTSDYPCGVYSDGFALLLKKVGDPTYTNMAILPNGTPVSVTNIVPAGNGFSCGPINETYFAGINSTNIETNFNGRTIPLQAKATVIPGQTYHFKMVLADASDSGFDSAVFIEGGSFDIGMTIVDGNGNPITNVNMCDNTPQLLKAQIASVPGMTFQWYKDDVAIPGATSATYTATQPGVYTVRTFVGGTQCQNASVTIVGGTTPPAQNATLKLCTTPSVSTFNLNDATPMITSSTTAIVRYYINQADAVAQNNAYINPTLLGSYNGTDGQILYVVVSNGAFCSKMVTLTLKKEATPIAQLTATKVKICAGESTTLTASNGVTYQWTGVSGTGATHTVSPTQTTTYTVYAIGAQGCKSLQPASITIEVVPAIVSTLKGGMICEGDVITLDAGAGPEYHYTWNTGDLTQTINVGTPGTYSVTINNGVCSKVFTTQVIQAVIPEIINVNYNENGTMILTASNPSNGALEYSIDNGVTWQNSNVFSNVPRNIVVSIRVRVKNTSCVGFLEYFTFVMQNVITPNGDNINDMIDMRGVLKYKDFKATIFDRYGKEVYKASSLQPYWDGYFQGKRLPTASYWYQVSFEDPASKKPAVKTGWILLKNLE; the protein is encoded by the coding sequence ATGTCAAGAAAGCCTGTAAAAGAAAAGCATACTAATGCAAGTTTGAAAGCAGGCGCATTTATTGATGTAAATGCTGCATCCTACACACCTTCCGGCTATAATATCGAGCAACTTATAAAAAATGTTTTGATTTCCGGAGGATCAAGTTGTGCAGTAGCTAATGTATCCAATGTTACGGTTTCTCCAAATCAGCCGGCTACGGATACAGAAAGAGCCTGGGGATATTTTCATAAAGCTACCACAGCTTTCCCGTTTACGGATGGTGTTGTCCTGGTTACAGGTACAGCCAGAAAAGCAGGTAATGTTCTTGAGGGAGGGCTTGGAGATGTTGTTCCAGGGTCTACGGTGAGTGATCCGGATCTGGTTGCGGCAATCAATCCTTTAGCACCCCTGAAAGACGCTGTTTTTATCGAATTTGATTTCGTTCCGAACAGTACAGAGGTGAAGTTTAATTATATTTTCGCTTCAGAAGAATATACCTCCGATTATCCATGTGGGGTTTATTCAGACGGTTTCGCCCTGCTACTGAAAAAAGTAGGAGATCCTACCTATACTAATATGGCGATCCTTCCGAACGGAACCCCTGTAAGTGTTACTAATATTGTTCCTGCTGGGAATGGTTTTTCTTGCGGACCTATTAATGAAACTTATTTTGCGGGGATCAACTCTACTAATATTGAAACCAATTTTAATGGAAGAACAATTCCTTTACAGGCAAAAGCAACGGTAATTCCGGGGCAGACGTATCACTTCAAAATGGTTCTGGCAGATGCTTCAGACTCAGGGTTTGATTCTGCCGTGTTTATTGAAGGAGGTTCTTTCGATATCGGGATGACAATTGTTGACGGTAACGGAAATCCTATTACCAATGTTAATATGTGTGACAACACACCTCAGCTTTTAAAAGCACAGATTGCTTCCGTTCCGGGAATGACTTTCCAATGGTATAAAGACGACGTTGCAATTCCGGGGGCTACCAGTGCAACCTATACTGCTACTCAGCCCGGTGTTTATACTGTGAGAACCTTTGTTGGGGGTACACAATGTCAGAATGCAAGCGTTACTATTGTCGGCGGTACAACTCCTCCGGCCCAGAATGCCACATTGAAATTATGTACAACACCTTCTGTTTCCACATTCAACCTGAATGATGCGACTCCGATGATTACCAGCTCTACAACGGCTATTGTGCGTTACTATATCAATCAGGCAGATGCGGTTGCTCAGAATAATGCTTATATTAATCCTACACTTTTAGGCAGTTACAATGGAACGGACGGACAAATCCTTTATGTGGTAGTGTCAAACGGAGCTTTCTGTAGCAAAATGGTTACTTTAACTTTGAAAAAAGAAGCTACCCCTATTGCACAGTTAACAGCTACAAAAGTGAAAATATGTGCCGGAGAATCTACTACATTAACGGCTTCCAATGGAGTTACTTATCAATGGACAGGAGTATCAGGAACCGGAGCTACACACACGGTTTCTCCTACCCAGACTACTACTTATACAGTATACGCAATCGGAGCACAGGGATGTAAATCTTTACAGCCTGCATCCATCACGATAGAAGTTGTTCCTGCAATTGTATCCACACTTAAAGGAGGTATGATCTGCGAAGGTGATGTTATTACTTTAGATGCCGGAGCAGGGCCGGAGTATCATTATACTTGGAATACGGGTGATCTTACACAGACCATCAATGTTGGTACGCCGGGAACTTATTCGGTGACAATCAATAATGGAGTGTGTTCAAAAGTGTTTACAACACAGGTTATTCAAGCTGTTATTCCTGAAATTATCAACGTAAATTATAACGAAAACGGAACGATGATTCTTACCGCAAGTAACCCAAGCAACGGAGCATTAGAATATTCTATTGACAATGGAGTTACATGGCAGAATTCTAATGTGTTCTCAAACGTTCCAAGAAATATTGTAGTTTCTATCAGAGTAAGAGTAAAAAATACAAGTTGTGTAGGATTCCTGGAATATTTCACATTTGTAATGCAAAACGTGATCACCCCGAACGGAGACAATATCAATGATATGATTGATATGAGAGGAGTACTTAAGTATAAAGATTTTAAAGCTACTATCTTCGACCGTTACGGAAAAGAGGTGTACAAAGCAAGCAGTCTGCAGCCTTATTGGGACGGATATTTCCAAGGGAAACGCCTTCCTACGGCATCTTACTGGTATCAGGTAAGTTTTGAAGATCCTGCAAGCAAAAAACCGGCAGTGAAAACCGGCTGGATCTTATTAAAGAACCTTGAATAA